The genomic region ATTTCCCTTGGTTTTGAATACATGGACTTGCCGGGGTTGATTCACTCGAAGTGAAACCTTTAGATGATTTTTTTCACGCCCGACGACCGATGAATGTTGACATCACTAGAGCCTTTGTTCACGGGTTACACATTCCCGAGGGGAATTGAATCATCGTTATCAGCGTGAGAAAAACAGGCTTTACCGGAAGGCGCTCACCGGCCGTTCAGTCCGTCTTGAACGTTCCTGATTGGACACGACAATCCGCGTCTCCCCCATGCCCATGGTGCTCTTATAGCCCACGCCGCTGTATTCGGCAAAGCGCGCCAGCGCATTGAAAAGGATGGGACTGACGGGATTCGACGTGGCGAACTCAAAAACCACATCGCCAACAAAACCGATGATCTTGTAACGGTCAAACTGGTAGAGATCGGTGCGGATATTGTGCTTGCGGATACGGATCGCCGTGAATTCATCCGCCAGGGTTTCTGGAAAGGGCAATGGGCTGTATTGGTTCCAGCGGCGAAGGAGGCTGCCAAAAACCAATTCAGGAATGGGCAATACCACCTGGGTACCCCGCTGTCGAAAACTGGTCGGCGTAAGAAAGCGAAAATGAATCGGGTTCCGACACTCCGATTCCGTGTACAACTCCTCATAGGTTTTTTTCATGACCCGGATGTTGCGGATGACAAGGGGTGCGTTTCCAATCCGGACCGCCTTCCCCTCCCATTCAGCCGCCGCCCGGTCGATCACCTCGCTCAATCGCTGATCCAGCGAGCGGATGGTGAACCGCCATCGGCGGCCTTCGTTTTGTCCAGTCCCCTCTTTTGGGGAGGACAAGGGATTATCGGGAGGCGTGAACATGGGCGTCCGCTGTGCTAAGCTTCGTAGAGTGGAAATAGCAAACGGTTTTCCCTCTTGATCGTGGATCGCCGTCGCCAAGGCGGGGTCGGTGCTTTTAAGTAGATCAAAAAACATGCCGTGAAGTTTTTCTCCGCCTTCTTCGCGGATTGTTGTTTGTGTTGTCTGTTGCGGCGCTTCCAGTTCGAGAATCGCGTTGAGAAGCAATTTGTCATCTCCTTTTTCATCAATATATCTCGACCCTTAAGATTCTTAAGTCTCAATTCCCTACGGGAATTATCGTCTTCTGATACCCAGGCCCTCCATGAGCGACAGGAGCTAATGTTTAAACTTTTCAATTCCCTACGGGAATTATCGTCTTCTGATACACGAAACCCAAGAGGAGTGGGAGGCGCATCAGACATTTCAATTCCCTACGGGAATTATCGTCTTCTGATACGAAAAAGCCAATCTCAGCCAGCGCGAAAATGACATATTTCAATTCCCTACGGGAATTACCGTCTTCTGATACTTTCCCTGTGGGAACAGGCCGGCGCAATGCTTGGTG from Heliomicrobium undosum harbors:
- the cas6 gene encoding CRISPR-associated endoribonuclease Cas6, which gives rise to MLLNAILELEAPQQTTQTTIREEGGEKLHGMFFDLLKSTDPALATAIHDQEGKPFAISTLRSLAQRTPMFTPPDNPLSSPKEGTGQNEGRRWRFTIRSLDQRLSEVIDRAAAEWEGKAVRIGNAPLVIRNIRVMKKTYEELYTESECRNPIHFRFLTPTSFRQRGTQVVLPIPELVFGSLLRRWNQYSPLPFPETLADEFTAIRIRKHNIRTDLYQFDRYKIIGFVGDVVFEFATSNPVSPILFNALARFAEYSGVGYKSTMGMGETRIVVSNQERSRRTERPVSAFR